ACAGTGAGCTTTTTCCTTACAGATTGTATCAGATGCTGCTGGACAGGGGGTTGCCATCACTGGGAACAATACTTTCAACAACTGGAACTGGCCTAATGCTGTGATCTTTGCTGCTACTGTGATCACTACAATCGGTAAATATTTATCAGCCTTCCTAACTGTAGTTTTCTGTAGGCTTTAGTGTGTTTCTACTCTCCCATTTCTGTGTCAAGGTAGCCACTGAGTAAAGTCCCCATGGTTGGAGCTGCCTAGAGTGTGTGTTCACCTGCAGATTCATAGAGGAAAAAACTGAGGATTTTGGCACTCTCCATGGGTGTACAGAAGAGAAAAGTGTGCCTTTCCAATCAGTAATGGATTACAGGTGCTGTTGGGGTTGGCTGGTGTCATTCCAGTTCCATTGATTCATGCACTTAGATTTCCAAATCACTTAAAATTCCAAAACAAAAGCGTAACAAAGCATGCCATTAAACTAATACCTAAAGCAAGTGCATATGAGGTTTTTGTATTGCTGTCTTGTTACACACACGCATCCTCTTGAGCTACTACTAAATCATCAGTGTTCCTGGCTTGCAGAACTATCTAGACTTTTTATCTACCTCTTAAAAGAAGGTGAAGCAGAACAactgttgttttttaaatatcacTGCTGATTCGTGCTTGTAAGACCCTCTGCACTGAAAGACTTCTTCCTCCTCTGATACATAGGTTTTCAGAACTCAACATCATTTGCCTTCTGCTTTTACAGAAAAATCTTTCTACATGGTGTTGTTAGATACTTGTTGCAcctacagttaaaaaggaatGCAAAATAACCATAGAGGACTGGATTTAGAAGTCTTACTGTTAAACCATATGCAGTACTgtggttttctttattatttgaaATTCACAATACTCAGCTTATATTGTAACTTATGACAAAATGTTGAAGTCAATAACACACCTAAAGAAGAAAACTCTGTCAGAAGTTCAGAAAATAGGCTGCTGATTTTGAAGCCTGAGTCTGTAATGCTTTGTTGGGTTCTGTGACCAGCAAAGAACAAAATTCAGTTGAAATATCTTGCACTTACTTGCCTTGCACTTAACTCACAAGCTCTTACCCTGCAAAGGTCACAAGTTAAATGTGTATAGTGGATCTTTCATGTGGGAGCTGGCTTCAGGATGAATTTTGAGTTTCATTCCATAAAACTGAATCAAATTAAGTTTTTAATAGCGCTGCTTAAGATTGGGGCATCATATCAGAAGTTTTGAGATGAgctttattttgtatttatccCATCTTGTCCAGAAAAAGATGCAAAAAATCTAGGGAACTCTTAAAGTGCGGGGTTTTTTGCGTGTTTGCTAGAGTCAAATTGGAAGGCATCCAGATTCAGAAGATCAGCAGCTGGAGTAAAATCCCTTTTAGATGGTGAAGTAAGGAGTGCTGACACAGTGGGAGCCCACACAACGTTGTTTTGTGCACAGGTAGAAGTGCCTTGAATTCTCTTCAACAAGAACAGACGGACCACATACTTATCTCTTTCAGGTTACGGAAATGTTTCTCCAAAGACACACGCTGGGCGTCTCTTTTGCATATTTTATGGGCTTTTTGGAGTTCCTCTCTGCTTGACGTGGATCAGTGCTCTGGGGAAGTTCTTTGGAGGACGTGCCAAGAGGTTGGGCCAGTTTCTGACAAAAAGAGGAGTAAGCCTGGTAAGCCCTTACTTGTTTACCCTTGAACTGTGTAGTTTTGATGCATGAATTAAGCTTACACTTCTTAACTTGCCTGCTTATCTTGTAGTAAGTGAACACTTGCACAACTATGAATTTTCCCAAATGATGTTGCATTGAAATAACTAAAAGAGGGATTGGGTCTGATGTGTTAGTTCTGCAAGAAGTTTAGCAAAATGAGATCTCATAGAAACCTTTGGTACTACTTCTTACATTAAAGACCTTTAGGACAAATGTACATAAGGCTTCATTTCACAGACATTTCCTTCAAGCTCCTTCAGGCACGAAATGAAAAAAGCTGTCCTGCTTGGCTCCCACCTGCCTGCATGCCAACATGAATATTTCCTGCTGTGCAGTGAACCTACTGCACAATAATATTTTGTTCTGAATTACTggcttgtggttttttgtttgtggctTTTTGTTGGTGTTCTGGTGAGGGTTTGTTTgagttttttcttcccttccttcccttccccactgCAAGTGAATTCTCAGTTCTAACTCTGCCCGGAGATGGGAGGCAATGCAGGGTCATAGTGCCTGGAGGGCACTGGGACTGCTTTGGGTCCTGGTTTCAGAAACAGAGCAAGAACTTTATTGGTTTTGCACCTGAGAAGAAAGTGCAGAAAATAATAGTGAACTACATGTGTATGTGCAGTTTTGTACAGAGGTTGCATGAGTGGCAAAGGGGACACAAGTAGGAGAGAAACATCTTAAAACTTCTGTATTCAGAAGAGTAAAAGGAAAGTTAGAGGTACCGATGGCTTTTTAGACTAGAGTGCTATGTCCATATCCCATGCCAATTTATAAAATACCAGGGACTCACTAAACTCTTCCAAGAGTGTGAAAGAAAACTGTGAGGAAATAATCCTTTTTTAGCAAATAGTTGTAAGAATAGGGAGTTCTGcctaaaggaaaaaatgtgtgTTTATTTCAGTCACTTTTAGTGACTTTTAATTATGGTAGCTAAATTGTTAGCACAAAACTCTGAAATATCTGGTACTGTCAGATGATTCTTGGTGCCatgggtggggaaaaaaaattgaaatctttccctgactttttcttttttcttcacagaggAAAGCCCAAATTACATGCACTGCTATTTTCATTGTTTGGGGTGTCTTGGTCCATCTGGTTATTCCTCCCTTTGTCTTCATGATGACTGAAGGATGGAATTACATTGAAGGTCTCTATTTCTCATTCATCACTATCACCACCATAGGATTTGGAGATTTTGTTGCTGGTCAGTAATTGTATTTTATGTATTACTTTATTACTTGCATAGTGTGGCAATTCTACTTCCAAACTCTAATTCGAAAAGATGTTTTCTAAGCTTTTCCAGCACATTTTGCAGAATAGAACGTTCACTTAAGGCTCAGTACTGATCCAGTGGACTTGATCTGTCTCTTCGCTGTTGGTGTAGACACCTGAGGCCTTTATTGGGTTAATTTGGCAGCCAAGTTCCAGAGTTCATAAGTCCTTCTGGTGCCCCATGTCTCTACTTCAGGCAAGGAGCTACTGTACCCACCATGATAGTTGTGCACGTGTGAATGGGATCCAGTGTACTAAGCAGGATGTGTAGGCATTGGGCAGTGCTCTCCACACCTGCCTACAGCTAGTCAATGGGGAATGCTGAGTAtattcctctctccctcttctttctctaAAATCCACTGCTTTGTTCAGGGCTTTAGAGGTGGTCCTTGTAAGTGGAACTCTGAATCTTTTTCTCAAGGAAGGTGCCTATATATACATACTTCAGTGGCAGGAAGAAGACTTGTAGTTTTCAAACAGGAGAATGTTCGCTTTTATATCTTATAAGGAGAGGATAGATatgctgcattttaattttgttagTCCAGTGGTCAAAATACATGCAGCCAAGAAGTGGAAGATGTGGGATcaactttttctttcagatCCCCCACTTGCTACCTATCAGACCAGTGTTAAAATAACGAGGCTCTTTTAGTGAGGAAGAGAGTAGTTCTCAGAGTCATAACTTCAAAGGTTTATCAGCTGTGAGTCTTCTTTCagtaatgtttttgtttttaaatttcttgtagGTGTAAATCCAGATGCAAACTATCATGCGCTTTACAGATATTTTGTGGAGTTATGGATCTATCTGGGACTAGCTTGGCTCTCACTCTTTGTTAACTGGAAGGTCAGTATGTTTGTGGAAGTCCACAAAGCAATCAAGAAacggaggaaaaaaagaaaagaatcattTGACAACCATCCTCGGTCTAAAAAACCCCTTCAAATGGGTACCTCAAAAGATGTCAacattttcagctttctttcAAAGAAGGAAGAGACCTACAATGACCTTATAAAGCAAATCGGGAAGAAGGCCCTGAAGACAAGCAATGACAAAATGATTATAGTGGAAAATGGCAAACAAATGAATGCCAGTATAGATGTTCAGGTGACTTACACAAAGACAGAGTCATTTGAGTATGATGAGGCTTCCCTGGACATTCAGAATGGTCATGTACTGAGACCCCTCCATGATAAACGTATTGGAGACAGCCCTCTAGAAGGAACCATGTTTGTAAATCAGCTGGACAGGATTAGTGAAGAAGAAGGTGAAGTGTGGGATTCCAGAGACTATCGACCCTTAATATTTGAGAATGCCAATATAACATTTGtaaatgaagatgatgatgaagagGAAGATATCTCAGATGATGAGGAAACATCAAAATCCTCTATGGATGATAATCTTGCAGAGGAATCTGAAACTGCAAAAAAACTGGTAAAATTCCCATCCTCTGATGAATCTACCTTTACCAATAATGAGCTAGAACTTTCTGTGCCTTATGAACAACTGATGAATGAATATAATACAGTAAGCAATGTGAAGGCTGCCACGTGAAGCATGCAGGACAATGATTTTTCTGAAAGTGGTCAGTGCATATTGAACATAGAGCAAGGAGAAAAGTATGTTTGTAGCTTCTCCTGTCTCTTTGAAAACAGAAGCAAGTCCCAAACTAAGAAACTCCAGTCTTCTTTTCCCATCCTAACTTGGCTTCTGAGCCCatcagctttgcttttctgacaGACTTGTAAAATAACAGTTGAATTTGGAGTCCCACTCCTTCTTTGGATTTTATGGTTCTTGAACAAAATAGAAAAGACTAGTTAATACACTGGATCTGCTCTGAGTTCATACATTTCATTGAGGAAATAGTTAAGGAGTGTAACTATACTGTTGCAAGACTGGTTTGGGCATCAAACATGTTCGGTTACTCCATTAGCCTTTCACCTCTGAAAACCTGGATTTGAATCCTGCTTTTATCACAAATTAAATCAAGGGGGTTGCCCATTGTTAAGTTGTCACCGCCAAAAATACGGCGCTAGCACGCTGTACTTAATGAGCAACTTTagatggagtgccaggacacacAGATCTGAGCTGAGGTGTGCTGGTAGACTGAGAAGGAAGCTTCTGAAGCATCTCTGTAGAATATGTCAGTGCTTGTCAAATTAGTGAATTctaattttataaataaaatattagaaTTTAGAGTTCTAAAGGAATGGATTGAGAAGGAGCCCTCTAACAAGGAAGAATCATCTGGGATGAAGCTCACCAGTTGGGCTGCTAAGCTGCACATCAGCCCCAGAACTGTTAAAAGAGTAAAGTGACTGGAAGACTTACTGATCAAAGCATGTATGAGCACAAGCAGGATGCAATGAACTTTTTTAATGTTGAAAGTGTCCTTCCACTGTCCATTTCCTAAAGGAAATACTTGAATGAACTTTATACAGTATCTGTGTACAGGTGAAGTTTCACTGATACTGTTCTTAGGAAAAAATCACCTTGGGAAGCACAGATACTCTCCAAATGCCCTAATGCCTGTCAGAAGGGACCTGtagcactgctgctgatctgGGCAGTGTGTTAGTCAGTATTGTTGTTTGATTTTGCTCTCTGCCTTGGTACTTCAGACATGACTTGAATGGGAGATGATTTTTGAAACAGTTGATAACactttgtatattttttttggttttagagTTTGACCTATGTGTGTATACAATGGTTTTTCTATCCCACTTGAAAGAAGGTTGGGCAATATCAAACCTTGGGCAAACTGAGATGTGATCAAGTGACTTCAGGCCATAAGGCACTTTTTTTAGAAGGAACTTTGGCTCTAAGCTTCTAAAAGTATTATCTTTTGACTTGGAGATGGGCTACCCACTAGAAGGAAGCATGTCTGTTCATAACATGTATGCCCAAATTGTTTCGGCTACAAAGAAATTTTACcatggttttattttactttctttttccataTCTATGCATTAACCCTGACAACTCTTTCAAATGAGGCTCTTGATTATATGCTGGCAAAAGGTACTGACTTCAGTTTTATCCAATATACTTGGAACAGAAAATAGCCAAGATCTTTAAACCTTAACATACCAGGTTCTGCTGATCTGTTTGGCTTTAGAGTATTTAAGTCATTCTGGTATGTCCGAAAGTTTCCAAAGTCCAGTGAACAGTTAAAAATTTTCAGTGTCTCAGTCTTGTTTTCAGTGTAATGCTGGCAGACTCACTAGCTCTGTAAGAAGAGCTTATGGAACCTTGCAACGCTAATCTTAAATTACTAGCTCTTTCTGATAACTACAAATATTGGCTGCAGCTTCAGTTGCTGGCCTGTTCCACAGGAGGATATATGGGAAACTGGCACTCTGGTTGGATAGCCTTTAAATGGGAAGTTTTGAAGTTATCTACTGTGAAACAAGGGACTGTCTTTCCTAGTCTATTTCTTTCCTAGAATTTTCCACATATGTGACATTTTTTCAAATAGAATGTGAATACAATGGTGAAATTGTGGCCAGCTTGTGTCCACCTCTGTTATACTAAACAACTGTGGAGTGATTTGGTGTTTAATCTGCAATTTATGATATTATTGTTGAAGAGAGATTCTCATTTAtaatcaaattttattttatttacactACTTGGAACAGGGGTGGTTGGATGACTTTGACTTGTATCTGAcaggaaagcaggaaaggcCATATCAAGAAAATTCTTACTTCTAGTAAGATACCTTAATCCCCACTGTTTTAAAATTACTCCAAGCCCTTCAGGTTTTTGTGTCTGAAGGGTTGTGGTTGACAGCTGTACTTCAAACTGTAAGAAATGTTAGATAGGATTATGTGCATGATGCGCAGGATGCTTGTGTAGTCAGTCtagccttctcttttttttaaaaatattttttgttttaagaagtCCTCACtaacttaaaagaaaatgagaaagcaCTCCATAGAGCTTTTGTTGTCCTCCAACTTGTCTTCCATTATTGATGCAAAGATCAAAGTTTTAGTAACAGTTAGAAAGCTACAGAACAACGAGGAAAGAAAAGACTTCCAGCAAGTGCGTGAAATGGAAAAGCATAGTCcaatcttcattaaaaaaaaaaattctctttaatACCGAAATAATACAACCCAGACACTTGGCTGGGCTGCTTTGACTGGGAGGGGGTGTTGCACACTGGAACCCAGACTCTGTTCTGCGTAGCAAAGTGCACTTGTATGCCAGAGCTGAGAATAGATGGGATCTGTTTCATATTATCAAGCTAGATGTGGCTCTCTGGCCTTTCCCAGTGTAGTCAGCATAGACTATAAGTCTGCATAATAAGTATCATGGGATTTAAAGTAATAGtttaaatttattaaaacaaagtaCAATATTCCCAGTTTTTCGGGGAAACATGATCACACCTCACAAAACTGTTCTCAAGATATCCCACCATGTGCCTTAATGTAATCTTAACACTGAGAAAAAATTCCTCTTTACACAGGGGCCAACAGAATTGGTCTCGTTAAGCCCTACATGTTTCAGAGTTTTGGAGGGGTTTAGTTGGTGCATAGCTTTCATAGTGGCTCTCTCCAAAAGGCTGAACCATTCccagggttttttaaattatggtgCCATCTCAGAAGTGCCAAAGTGCTAAACAAGACAGCTTTTTGCCTGCCTGTCTTCCATGTCCTGAGAAAAGAAGCTGCCTGGGGGACCTAAACTAATGTCTTTCTGCCTTCAGATTTACATGTAGTGACTTAGAGGGGTGTCCAGGCTGGATTTTGTTCCACTCAGCTCCAAAAGTGCCTCTGAGTGAATTCCCCAGTGCTACCTGGTTGTGTCTTGTAGTTATTTCAATTATTTGGTCAATctggaaacattttcttcagGCACCAATTAAGATTTCATTTGGCTAACAATGTTAACAGTTTTCTTAAAGCTGTGGAATTGGTTTTATAGGTGAGACAGATCTCTTCCtggaaagagaggaaagggggatttttaaacaaagaaggaaaaaaggcttAAAAGCATGTATAAGGAAGGGATGGAATAGCAGTGGAAATTCTTCTTTCTAGCTATTGCCTACAAGCAGATTTTATTTCCAGTCACATCATGTGAAGGATGGGTTCACTTACTAATTTTGCCAAGATGAGCCagtactttcttcttttttttttttttttccaaaaattgaaacaaaaatCCTGAAATGTGACCATGGAAGTCTGTTCCTACAAAAGGCCTTTCGAGTGCTGTAAGACTATGTGACCCCGTTTCTCATGACATCGTTGTGATGCTTCTTGGGTTTGTATTGTGCTGTTGAAGGCTGTTTTTACCAGAAGGGCATCATTTCCGGACACCCGTCTCACACCAGGCAGTCGGACACATCTGATACACTGGTACGAAGTCACTGAGGAAATACAAAATCagagtgttacatttttctGAACTAATGATTCGTGAATCTGTTGCTGGCAATGGATATCACAACGCACGCAGAATTAAAACCAGACTGATAACAGATCCATGGTGACACAGCTGTGTATgctaagattttatttttcctccggTTGATCTGGGAGAGTGTGTAGAGACAGATGAGGAGAGCAAAAAGCAATATACAAACAAGTCTGTTGACGAAACAAAAGAACTTTGTTGTAGACTTGTAATTTTTGTGCCTCGTGGGATTCATTCCATTTGTGATggatttaacttttaaaaattagctTGTCTTTTGTATGGCTTTTGACATTTGTACAGTTCTGACCCTTATCACTCCATAATATGCCTGTCTGTCTGTTCTTtgttgctgattgtcactggaATCACACTGTATGTAAATATTTGCTAAGTCTTtgtaaaatgtaatttattttaatattttgcaaTAAAAAATTTACAATTTGTCCTCTCTGACATGAGAAGAATGGCAATCAAGATTAGTTTTTACAGCTACCTACACTTGTAATGCACCTCACAGCTGAAACTGGTCTTGGCCCAAAGAGCTGGAAGGCAAAGAGCCAAAAAAGCAAGGTCTTTTATGCAAGCAGATGCCTGAACTTGTATGGGTTATTGATGACTTCAGTTCAATGGCATCTGGTCTTCAATTAGATACAGCATAGCAAACTATTATTCAGCGTGGATTTTGGACAGCTGTTGAAAAATAAACTGAAGTTTATTTTAAGGGCTGTGTTTTATCAGTGGGCTGCTTTTAAAGCAGATGCACAGAGATGGGAAGTGTTAGAATTAATCAGTACTGTGATAAAATAAAATGGACATTTATGACTGGTATCTGAATCACATGCCAGAGCTATTAAAATATCTGAGTAGCTGGTAATGAATTTTCACAATATTTCTAGTAGCAGTGCTCACCATTTTCCAGGCTCGAAGTATTTGCAGTCCTTCAGCTCCAGCAGTTTCCTTGGCAACATGCTGGAAAATAGCTAACTACCTGCTTTAATGGACAGCAAAATGTGACTTGGTTATAACCCTGATAGAGATGCAGCCATCTGGAGAAATTGGGACAACCTCAGCCTGAGGAGGAAGAGACTGAACCTTGGCTTTTAGACAACTGAGTGAAATTGCTGAGGCACGAGCTAAGAAAGTGGGGAGATGAATGAGCACAGGAGTGAAGGGTGGATGCTGTTGGGATTTGAGTAAGGACAGCCAATCTGCATTTTCCTCCAGCCACACAACAGAGGGACAgtgaaggaggaagaggtgcCCAACTGGTGACTGATGCCAGAAAGAGCCAAAGAGGCAGGTGGCAGCTCCTCATGGAGCTGAGGGCAGCACATAGCATGGATTCTGGTAAGCACCCAGTAATATTTCTATCAGCTCCCAGCAGGTTGGAGACTATTGTTCACCTTCTGCCCTCGGTAGTGTCATTAATTTATAGAGGATAGGGTAGCAAGAAGTAGGAAAACAGGACAAACCTGTATGTGTTACACGCCTGTCCTTATGGTCCATGCCTGGCTGCAGGGTTCTCTGCACACAATAGCTTAATCGATAAAATCACAGACCAGCTGACACTTCAAAAGCCTGAAATCTTTTCACTGAGTATGTATCAGAGGCCTTTACAATGCCTGGTGCAACATGACACCAGCAACCTACAGCTTGTAGACACAGAGAAATCAAACCTTTAATTCTGGGAGATGAAGACAGTAAAAAAGGCAGGATGAGTTGTGGTTTAGGACCATTTTAAACAGGGAAATGCTACTCCATTCAGGGCAATTTCCTGTAGCTGGACCCAGGTCCTGAAGAACCCATAAAATACCTCTCTTACGCAAGGAAGTGGTGGGGCTCTGTTCCCTATAGAttaaagaggaagagttttctttttaagttcATCTCTTGTGCCTGTCAGCAAGGGTTggctggtttttggggttttttctttgttttttagcttttttattttgtaaaacatatttttagcCTCATCCTGCCCTTGGTAAGATAACTAATACTGTGATATATAGGAATAAAAGGTTGTGCTGAGTACAACGTTCCTTAGATTTgtacttctttttgtttcttagaGAATTCCCTTGACCTACACTCAGACTGGGCCTCCTCCACATACCCTGCCTGGCTTTACAGGGTGATTGTGGGCTGTGGCTTCATCCCTGAGGAACAAGGGGAAATGATGGGCCAGTGGGACTAAACCTAGACCTGACCAGAGTGACCTATCTTGCTGAGAGCAAAGCCATGGCATTGCCTCTGCCTGGCAGGCCCTTAGCTCTCCACTCAAACTTGCTCATTGCTACATCTTGAGCAGCATGGGATACTTGAGGAGTTGCTGAGGGattgttttttgctttctttttggcTAATACCTGCTTTTGCTGACTCATGGCATGAGGGCAAAGACTTAGGGAAAAAGGGGTGCAATACTGCCCTTTACTGCCTTTTACTCCTGACTCCCAAGGAAACAGACTCATAAGGGGTCAGGGGGATTGGGGAGGGTGAGGGGGGTTGATGTTTTTTGGACAATAGGTGTCCAAGGAGGTATTCTTTATTCTGGGGTGAACAAAGTAGCCAGCACTGGTTATCTTGGACTACACAGCACAGGGAGTGGTACCACGACTGATAGGAGCATAGAggtccaaaacaaaacacccagAAATACTCAGCTAACTGACCAAGGAAATTTGCTATTTCACACCAGCAAGGCTCCTCTGGAGAGGGAGAGTTAATGTGGACTGGGATACTGGAGGCATTATCCTGAACAGAGGCTCCCTGAAAGCCAGGTGTCATGTTGTAGTTGGGAGGGCTTCCTCTGACAGCCAAGATTCCAAGTACAGCCCACAGCCAGAACTCCTtctgcctaaaaaaaaaaagagtagatATATGGAAAATATATTAGCATATGAGAAATATTCTGATGAAAATGTTCTGATAATCACTTTGGATTTTATGAGTTAAACTGAAACAACTGTGAAGTCAAAGAGTTTTGGTTCTCTATTTTTAGATTGTTTTTTATGGGACGCCAGAATTTCTCTCCCTCTTGTCACTCCTTGCTGCTCATAGGAAAGAGCAGAAGAGTGATAACTCACTCTTCATATTTTGGTGGTTATGTTGTTTCCTACATGGAGAAAGCTGTGGAAAATACAACCTGTCCCCCCTTTTCTCCTTACTGGGGTGGGGCTGTAAATGACAaagaaagcagaacaaaaaaattgaaaatatgaATTCTGAAATTAGGGTGAGGAGGTTAAAACACAAAATATCTTAAGTACAAGTCAGTATTTCTCCTACAGACATTCTTTGACATTTCCCATGCTAACCTTTAACAACATTCTTTTGGCTACTCTCCTAAATATGCTAAACAAAAGAAGCACCCATGTTTTCAAGTTAGATCTATACATAATTTATTTGGTAAAAAATAAGTACTTTGACACACTTTTAATCCTATTTGAATATAAAAGTATAATGTGGCACAATAATATGCCTATAATTGTAAGGAGAATTAATACACTCTGTGAATGACTGAGAGCAAAAAACTCCTGTTTAAGGCCTGTCAACAGCTTTGCACTGTTCTGTGGACTTTTAGCTTTGGGCACTTGTTGATCACATTTCTGTTTGGGTGTATAAGGAAGTATCATAATTCCTAATGCCGCTAAGATCAGAGGCAAAAATCTGCTTCTGTGCCGATTTGTGGGTTGGGCGCTATCCATACCGATCAAAATAAACTGGGTGCAGAGGAGCACTTGTTCCTACATACTCCTGGTTGCTGGGCAGAACTGCAAAATATGTGCATACCAATGTGAAATAAATCTGTGTTCACATTGAAATAGAAGTCACAAGCTTTTGAAGCTGGAGTGTAAGTGTTTATTCATAAAGCTCTGTTGTCCTTCTCTGGCAACCTTTGTATTTGTGGCTTATGGTAGTTGGCAGCTACCAAAAAGTAAAGGAACAAATTAACACTTCACATGCAGACAATCTCTTTTGATATATTCTATTCCTCTCAGCCTGGGACTTTTGCCAACTCATCTCTGGCACagctggaaagaaaggaaaaatagtaAGCTAATTGGCCCGCTTTTTAATTGCTGGTTAGAATGGGAAATTAATAGAAAAGCAGAAGTAAGCAACACACCTTGGACACCTGAGGGGGACACTGCACTCTGGCTGTTTTTGTGGCTGTTAGTTTTTAATAAATGATAGAAAATGGGTGGCTTAAAGTGAGGAAGTCTTGCAAGGGTGGCTTTCTTTCATGCAATGAAGAAGACTCAAGTCTTAAGGTTTTCTTCTGTGCTGCGTTTCTTCAGAAAGTGAAATTCACCAATGTAAATTGTGAGACTAGACTCTGAGATATATGATAGAGATCAGGTGAAGGCAAGAAGGTAAAGCAAATAcctgcttttaaaatttaacCTTCAAGTTATCTGTAGTTCTGGGGTGTCAGTTCTCTATCCTTTTCAGCTGCTTAAATTGATATTTAGCCCCAACTGGTAATCCCAGCATGTCAGTCAGGCAAAGTTAAAGGGATGGGATGTTGaattaagaaatttttttttaggggAAGAGATAAAATTTGTATCAAATACAGGAAGAAATCAGAACTACAGTAGCTGAGGAATCTGTTAATTGTGGGGAGATTTGCTCTAAATCACTAGGAAATTAGTTTTCTGGCAAGTAAGTTCAAGCAGTTTTCTGAAGATGTTGGCTGGCCAAGTGATACTGATGTCTCTGGGGAAGTTTAATTCTACAGTGTTTGTCAGTAGATGCAAAGAATAATCTAATGGAGGAATAACAGCTGAAAGATGCAAGATCTGCAGGAAAGAACTGTCAGCCTTTTAAAACATGTAGGTTTGAGACAGGCTTCTTTGAGAGAatgcaatgaaaataaaaaatgtgctGGAGATGGATTGAAGCTCTAACTGGCTTGTATTCAAAAGCTTCTGACCCCAAATATTACTTCCAATACTATGTGTTTTTGGAAATGCATGGGATAAACTTATCTTCCTCTGGcacagagagggagggagagactTTGGGGTTGTCAGAGTTTATGTACTGTAAAATGACCATTCTTGAAAACAACAACAAGACGACTCAGGGTGAGGAGAACTGTGACTGGTTTCAAACACACGTTCTCCTCAGACCTATGCAGTAATGACCCAACTAATTTTTCAAGGGAGGATACCATTCCAACCTTTTGGTCTATATCTTCTGGTTCCCgttgcttttcttcctgtttatATGTCTtaattttcccttccctcagc
This Aphelocoma coerulescens isolate FSJ_1873_10779 chromosome 3, UR_Acoe_1.0, whole genome shotgun sequence DNA region includes the following protein-coding sequences:
- the KCNK5 gene encoding potassium channel subfamily K member 5, coding for MVDRGPLLTSAIIFYLSIGAAIFEVLEEPHWRSATDNYKRQKTELLKQFPCLGQEGLDKILQIVSDAAGQGVAITGNNTFNNWNWPNAVIFAATVITTIGYGNVSPKTHAGRLFCIFYGLFGVPLCLTWISALGKFFGGRAKRLGQFLTKRGVSLRKAQITCTAIFIVWGVLVHLVIPPFVFMMTEGWNYIEGLYFSFITITTIGFGDFVAGVNPDANYHALYRYFVELWIYLGLAWLSLFVNWKVSMFVEVHKAIKKRRKKRKESFDNHPRSKKPLQMGTSKDVNIFSFLSKKEETYNDLIKQIGKKALKTSNDKMIIVENGKQMNASIDVQVTYTKTESFEYDEASLDIQNGHVLRPLHDKRIGDSPLEGTMFVNQLDRISEEEGEVWDSRDYRPLIFENANITFVNEDDDEEEDISDDEETSKSSMDDNLAEESETAKKLVKFPSSDESTFTNNELELSVPYEQLMNEYNTVSNVKAAT